From one Equus asinus isolate D_3611 breed Donkey chromosome 5, EquAss-T2T_v2, whole genome shotgun sequence genomic stretch:
- the SDF4 gene encoding 45 kDa calcium-binding protein isoform X1, whose translation MAAPASSLGGRAPWHRPAARPFPEERWPRPSHRVGGVTGAQALGRSADSGRREGGRSWLHLQITAVWTQVAMVSRQPLLCSWTPHCLWLLGVILLMDASARPANHSSVRERMGTREENEILPPDHLNGVKLEMDGHLNKDFHQEVFLGKDTDGFEEDAEPRRSRRKLMVIFSKVDVNTDRRISAKEMQHWIMEKTAEHFQEAIAESKVHFQAVDPDGDGHVSWDEYKVKFLASKGHNEREVAEKIKNNEELKIDEETQEVLENLKDRWYQADKPPSDLLLTEEEFLSFLHPEHSRGMLQFMVREIVRDLDQDGDKQLSLPEFISLPVGTVENQQGQDMDDSWVRDRKKEFEELIDADHNGIVTMAELEDYMDPMNEYNALNEAKQMIAIADENQNHHLEPEEVLKYSEFFTGSKLMDYARNVHEEF comes from the exons ATGGCGGCGCCGGCGTCCTCGCTGGGAGGTCGCGCCCCCTGGCACCGCCCCGCGGCCCGCCCCTTCCCGGAAGAAAGATGGCCGCGGCCTAGCCACCGCGTCGGAGGCGTCACAGGTGCTCAGGCACTCGGCCGCTCGGCGGATTCTGGGCGAAGGGAGGGCGGCCG ctcctggcTACACTTGCAGATCACCGCAGTCTGGACCCAGGTGGCCATGGTGTCCAGGCAGCCTCTGCTCTGCAGCTGGACTCCTCACTGCCTCTGGCTCCTAGGGGTCATCCTTCTGATGGACGCGTCTGCCCGGCCTGCCAACCACTCATCTGTTCGGGAGAgaatgggcaccagggaggagaATGAGATTCTGCCTCCGGACCACCTGAACGGGGTGAAGCTGGAGATGGACGGGCATCTCAATAAGGACTTCCACCAGGAGGTCTTCCTGGGGAAGGACACAGACGGGTTTGAGGAGGATGCGGAGCCacggaggagcaggaggaagctCATGGTCATTTTCTCCAA GGTGGATGTGAACACCGACAGGAGGATCAGTGCCAAGGAGATGCAGCACTGGATCATGGAGAAGACGGCCGAGCACTTCCAGGAAGCCATCGCGGAGAGCAAGGTGCACTTCCAGGCTGTGGACCCCGACGGCGACG GCCATGTCTCGTGGGACGAGTATAAGGTGAAGTTTTTGGCAAGCAAAGGCCACAACGAGAGAGAAGTTGCTGAGAAGATAAAGAACAACGAGGAGCTGAAAATCGACGAGGAGA CACAGGAAGTCCTGGAGAACCTCAAGGACCGCTGGTACCAGGCGGACAAGCCCCCATCGGACCTGCTGCTGACTGAGGAGGAGTTCCTGTCGTTCCTCCACCCTGAGCACAGCCGCGGCATGCTCCAGTTCATGGTCAGGGAGATTGTCCGTGACCTCG ACCAGGATGGTGACAAGCAGCTCTCGCTGCCCGAGTTCATCTCTCTGCCCGTGGGCACTGTGGAGAACCAGCAGGGCCAGGACATGGACGACAGCTGGGtgagagacaggaagaaggagTTTGAGGAGCTGATCGACGCTGACCACAACGGCATTGTGACGATGGCAGAGCTGGAG GACTACATGGACCCCATGAACGAGTACAATGCTCTCAACGAGGCCAAGCAGATGATTGCCATCGCGGACGAGAACCAGAACCACCACCTGGAGCCCGAGGAGGTGCTCAAGTACAGTGAGTTCTTCACGGGCAGCAAGCTGATGGACTACGCCCGCAACGTGCACGAGGAGTTCTGA
- the SDF4 gene encoding 45 kDa calcium-binding protein isoform X2 yields the protein MVSRQPLLCSWTPHCLWLLGVILLMDASARPANHSSVRERMGTREENEILPPDHLNGVKLEMDGHLNKDFHQEVFLGKDTDGFEEDAEPRRSRRKLMVIFSKVDVNTDRRISAKEMQHWIMEKTAEHFQEAIAESKVHFQAVDPDGDGHVSWDEYKVKFLASKGHNEREVAEKIKNNEELKIDEETQEVLENLKDRWYQADKPPSDLLLTEEEFLSFLHPEHSRGMLQFMVREIVRDLDQDGDKQLSLPEFISLPVGTVENQQGQDMDDSWVRDRKKEFEELIDADHNGIVTMAELEDYMDPMNEYNALNEAKQMIAIADENQNHHLEPEEVLKYSEFFTGSKLMDYARNVHEEF from the exons ATGGTGTCCAGGCAGCCTCTGCTCTGCAGCTGGACTCCTCACTGCCTCTGGCTCCTAGGGGTCATCCTTCTGATGGACGCGTCTGCCCGGCCTGCCAACCACTCATCTGTTCGGGAGAgaatgggcaccagggaggagaATGAGATTCTGCCTCCGGACCACCTGAACGGGGTGAAGCTGGAGATGGACGGGCATCTCAATAAGGACTTCCACCAGGAGGTCTTCCTGGGGAAGGACACAGACGGGTTTGAGGAGGATGCGGAGCCacggaggagcaggaggaagctCATGGTCATTTTCTCCAA GGTGGATGTGAACACCGACAGGAGGATCAGTGCCAAGGAGATGCAGCACTGGATCATGGAGAAGACGGCCGAGCACTTCCAGGAAGCCATCGCGGAGAGCAAGGTGCACTTCCAGGCTGTGGACCCCGACGGCGACG GCCATGTCTCGTGGGACGAGTATAAGGTGAAGTTTTTGGCAAGCAAAGGCCACAACGAGAGAGAAGTTGCTGAGAAGATAAAGAACAACGAGGAGCTGAAAATCGACGAGGAGA CACAGGAAGTCCTGGAGAACCTCAAGGACCGCTGGTACCAGGCGGACAAGCCCCCATCGGACCTGCTGCTGACTGAGGAGGAGTTCCTGTCGTTCCTCCACCCTGAGCACAGCCGCGGCATGCTCCAGTTCATGGTCAGGGAGATTGTCCGTGACCTCG ACCAGGATGGTGACAAGCAGCTCTCGCTGCCCGAGTTCATCTCTCTGCCCGTGGGCACTGTGGAGAACCAGCAGGGCCAGGACATGGACGACAGCTGGGtgagagacaggaagaaggagTTTGAGGAGCTGATCGACGCTGACCACAACGGCATTGTGACGATGGCAGAGCTGGAG GACTACATGGACCCCATGAACGAGTACAATGCTCTCAACGAGGCCAAGCAGATGATTGCCATCGCGGACGAGAACCAGAACCACCACCTGGAGCCCGAGGAGGTGCTCAAGTACAGTGAGTTCTTCACGGGCAGCAAGCTGATGGACTACGCCCGCAACGTGCACGAGGAGTTCTGA
- the TNFRSF4 gene encoding tumor necrosis factor receptor superfamily member 4 isoform X2: protein MRMCVEAQRPRAPCAALLLLGLVLGAAAGQNCVGNTYPSGGRCCQECDPGYGMESRCTQRKDTVCLPCKPGYYNEATNYEACKPCTQCNQRSGSEPKQRCTSTQDTVCRCRPGTQPKHGYKLGVDCAPCPPGHFSPGNNQACKPWTNCTSAGKRTLQLASNSSDAVCEDRSPPATLPWETQGPPAWAPTTQPTTSWPRVSQGPSMPPTEPPRGPELAAILGLALGLGLLAPVAAVLALFLHHRAWRLPPNVPKPPGGNSFRTPIQEEHADANSTLAKI, encoded by the exons ATGAGGATGTGTGTGGAGGCTCAGCGGCCCAGGGCACCCTGTGCAGCCCTCCTGCTCCTCGGACTTGTGCTGGGCGCTGCAGCCGGGCAAAACTGTGTTGGGAACACCTACCCCAGTGGCGGCAGGTGCTGTCAAGAGTGTGATCCAG GGTACGGGATGGAGAGCCGCTGCACCCAACGCAAGGACACGGTGTGCCTCCCGTGCAAGCCCGGCTACTACAACGAGGCCACAAACTACGAGGCCTGCAAGCCCTGCACCCAGTGCAACCAGA GAAGTGGGAGCGAACCCAAGCAGAGATGCACATCCACACAGGACACCGTCTGCCGCTGCCGGCCTGGCACTCAGCCCAAGCATGGCTACAAGCTGGGAGTTG ACTGTGCCCCGTGCCCCCCAGGACACTTCTCTCCGGGCAACAACCAGGCCTGCAAGCCCTGGACCAA CTGTACCTCGGCGGGAAAGCGCACTCTGCAGCTGGCCAGCAATAGCTCGGATGCTGTCTGTGAGGATAGAAGCCCTCCAGCCACACTACCCTGGGAGACCCAGGgtcccccagcctgggcccccaCCACCCAGCCCACCACTTCCTGGCCTAGGGTCTCACAGGGGCCCTCCATGCCCCCCACAGAGCCTCCCAGGG GCCCTGAGCTGGCCGCCatcctgggcctggccctgggcctgggcctaCTTGCCCCCGTGGCTGCTGTGCTGGCCCTGTTCCTGCACCACAGGGCCTGGAGGCTGCCACCCAACGTCCCCAAGCCCCCCG gagGAAACAGCTTCCGGACCCCCATCCAAGAGGAGCATGCTGATGCAAACTCCACCCTGGCCAAGATCTGA
- the TNFRSF4 gene encoding tumor necrosis factor receptor superfamily member 4 isoform X1: MRMCVEAQRPRAPCAALLLLGLVLGAAAGQNCVGNTYPSGGRCCQECDPGYGMESRCTQRKDTVCLPCKPGYYNEATNYEACKPCTQCNQRSGSEPKQRCTSTQDTVCRCRPGTQPKHGYKLGVDCAPCPPGHFSPGNNQACKPWTNCTSAGKRTLQLASNSSDAVCEDRSPPATLPWETQGPPAWAPTTQPTTSWPRVSQGPSMPPTEPPRGKWAWPHPSRAFLQPKMGDGGSCPLASLGPSCGGPCPVVDPTPAGPASPQALSWPPSWAWPWAWAYLPPWLLCWPCSCTTGPGGCHPTSPSPPEETASGPPSKRSMLMQTPPWPRSEQRLLGWSQCLLSRLGPQRVHRISWAVGALPGAGRCTPSPHCPITPLPYHPNTITPSPQQPTAHYPNTSSPHHPFAPSPHCPIALSPHQPMTHNPITPLSHHPIIPSPVTSLPCHPIT; encoded by the exons ATGAGGATGTGTGTGGAGGCTCAGCGGCCCAGGGCACCCTGTGCAGCCCTCCTGCTCCTCGGACTTGTGCTGGGCGCTGCAGCCGGGCAAAACTGTGTTGGGAACACCTACCCCAGTGGCGGCAGGTGCTGTCAAGAGTGTGATCCAG GGTACGGGATGGAGAGCCGCTGCACCCAACGCAAGGACACGGTGTGCCTCCCGTGCAAGCCCGGCTACTACAACGAGGCCACAAACTACGAGGCCTGCAAGCCCTGCACCCAGTGCAACCAGA GAAGTGGGAGCGAACCCAAGCAGAGATGCACATCCACACAGGACACCGTCTGCCGCTGCCGGCCTGGCACTCAGCCCAAGCATGGCTACAAGCTGGGAGTTG ACTGTGCCCCGTGCCCCCCAGGACACTTCTCTCCGGGCAACAACCAGGCCTGCAAGCCCTGGACCAA CTGTACCTCGGCGGGAAAGCGCACTCTGCAGCTGGCCAGCAATAGCTCGGATGCTGTCTGTGAGGATAGAAGCCCTCCAGCCACACTACCCTGGGAGACCCAGGgtcccccagcctgggcccccaCCACCCAGCCCACCACTTCCTGGCCTAGGGTCTCACAGGGGCCCTCCATGCCCCCCACAGAGCCTCCCAGGGGTAAGTGGGCCTGGCCTCACCCCAGTAGGGCCTTCCTTCAACCCAAAATGGGGGATGGGGGGAGCTGCCCTCTTGCCTCACTAGGGCCCTCCTGTGGTGGACCCTGTCCTGTGGTGGACCCCACCCCAGCAGGCCCTGCCTCCCCGCAGGCCCTGAGCTGGCCGCCatcctgggcctggccctgggcctgggcctaCTTGCCCCCGTGGCTGCTGTGCTGGCCCTGTTCCTGCACCACAGGGCCTGGAGGCTGCCACCCAACGTCCCCAAGCCCCCCG gagGAAACAGCTTCCGGACCCCCATCCAAGAGGAGCATGCTGATGCAAACTCCACCCTGGCCAAGATCTGAACAGCGTCTGCTGGGGTGGAGCCAGTGCCTCCTCTCCAGGCTGGGGCCCCAGAGGGTCCACCGGATCTCATGGGCAGTGGGAGCACTTCCAGGTGCAGGCCGCTGCACCCCATCACCCCATTGCCCCATCACCCCATTGCCCTATCATCCCAACACCATCACTCCATCACCCCAACAACCCACTGCCCATTACCCCAACACCTCATCACCCCATCACCCCTTTGCCCCATCACCTCATTGTCCCATCGCCCTGTCACCTCATCAACCTATGACCCATAACCCCATCACCCCATTGTCCCATCACCCCATTATCCCATCACCCGTCACCTCCTTGCCCTGTCACCCCATCACTTGA
- the TNFRSF4 gene encoding tumor necrosis factor receptor superfamily member 4 isoform X3 yields the protein MRMCVEAQRPRAPCAALLLLGLVLGAAAGQNCVGNTYPSGGRCCQECDPGYGMESRCTQRKDTVCLPCKPGYYNEATNYEACKPCTQCNQRSGSEPKQRCTSTQDTVCRCRPGTQPKHGYKLGVDCAPCPPGHFSPGNNQACKPWTNCTSAGKRTLQLASNSSDAVCEDRSPPATLPWETQGPPAWAPTTQPTTSWPRVSQGPSMPPTEPPRGGNSFRTPIQEEHADANSTLAKI from the exons ATGAGGATGTGTGTGGAGGCTCAGCGGCCCAGGGCACCCTGTGCAGCCCTCCTGCTCCTCGGACTTGTGCTGGGCGCTGCAGCCGGGCAAAACTGTGTTGGGAACACCTACCCCAGTGGCGGCAGGTGCTGTCAAGAGTGTGATCCAG GGTACGGGATGGAGAGCCGCTGCACCCAACGCAAGGACACGGTGTGCCTCCCGTGCAAGCCCGGCTACTACAACGAGGCCACAAACTACGAGGCCTGCAAGCCCTGCACCCAGTGCAACCAGA GAAGTGGGAGCGAACCCAAGCAGAGATGCACATCCACACAGGACACCGTCTGCCGCTGCCGGCCTGGCACTCAGCCCAAGCATGGCTACAAGCTGGGAGTTG ACTGTGCCCCGTGCCCCCCAGGACACTTCTCTCCGGGCAACAACCAGGCCTGCAAGCCCTGGACCAA CTGTACCTCGGCGGGAAAGCGCACTCTGCAGCTGGCCAGCAATAGCTCGGATGCTGTCTGTGAGGATAGAAGCCCTCCAGCCACACTACCCTGGGAGACCCAGGgtcccccagcctgggcccccaCCACCCAGCCCACCACTTCCTGGCCTAGGGTCTCACAGGGGCCCTCCATGCCCCCCACAGAGCCTCCCAGGG gagGAAACAGCTTCCGGACCCCCATCCAAGAGGAGCATGCTGATGCAAACTCCACCCTGGCCAAGATCTGA
- the TNFRSF18 gene encoding tumor necrosis factor receptor superfamily member 18: MRARGSRVALCGLTLLCALGLGHRAAGGPSCGPGRHLRGTGTDARCCRSCAPGEVCPEQNCTCVQPEFHCADPRCTSCQHHPCPPGQEAQPHGSFRFGFTCVDCAAGTFSGGREGRCKPWADCSQFGFPTTFPGNKTHNAVCSPWPLPTEPHDLLTVVLLVVATCILILTVAQVGLHVWQLKRQRGCPTETQLLLEAPPPAEDACSCQFPEEERGEQLSEDKGQLGDLWV, encoded by the exons aTGCGGGCGAGGGGCTCGCGGGTGGCCCTGTGCGGCCTGACGCTGCTGTGCGCGCTCGGCCTGGGCCACCGCGCCGCCGGGGGTCCCAGCTGCGGGCCCGGCCGCCATCTGCGTGGGACGGGGACCGACGCGCGCTGCTGCCGCTCCTGCGCCCCGG GCGAGGTCTGTCCTGAGCAGAACTGCACGTGTGTCCAGCCTGAGTTCCACTGTGCCGACCCGCGGTGCACAAGCTGCCAGCACCACCCATGCCCGCCGGGCCAGGAGGCACAGCCCCACG GGAGTTTTCGTTTTGGCTTCACATGTGTGGACTGTGCTGCAGGGACCTTCTCTGGGGGTCGCGAGGGCCGCTGCAAACCGTGGGCAGA CTGCTCCCAGTTTGGGTTTCCCACCACATTCCCCGGGAACAAGACGCACAATGCCGTGTGCAGCCCGTGGCCGCTGCCCACTGAACCACACGACCTGCTGACTGTCGTCCTCCTTGTGGTGGCCACTTGCATCCTGATCCTGACTGTGGCCCAGGTTGGCCTGCACGTCTGGCAGCTGAAGAGGCAGCGAGGATGCCCCACAG AGACCCAGCTGCTCCTGGAGGCACCACCACCAGCTGAGGATGCCTGCAGCTGCCAGTTCCCTGAGGAGGAGCGGGGGGAGCAGCTGTCAGAGGACAAGGGCCAACTGGGGGACCTGTGGGTGTGA